The proteins below are encoded in one region of Balaenoptera acutorostrata chromosome 11, mBalAcu1.1, whole genome shotgun sequence:
- the LRTM2 gene encoding leucine-rich repeat and transmembrane domain-containing protein 2 isoform X2: MLAPGSGPELRTWFAPLWRQISWLTCWIALCTAEALPACPLPCTCDGHGLQVDCSGRGLTALPPDLPAATRTLLLLNNRLSFLPGGAFASLSGLQRLDLSNNFLDGLPRTAFGELANLTELQLRNNSLRALDPELLRPLPRLRHLDLSLNGLARLPPGLFDGLPALRSLFLRANRLQSLDRRTFEPLAGLQLLQVGDNPWECDCHLRDFKHWLEWFSYRGGRLDQLTCTLPKELRGKDMRAVPMEMFNYCSQLDGQQSSAGLEVPGPPCTKASPEPPKPKPGPEPEPEPSTACPQKQRPRPVSVRRAIGTVIIAGVVCGVVCIMMVVAAAYGCIYASLMAKYHRELKKRQPLMGDPEGEHEDQKQISSVA; this comes from the exons ATGCTGGCCCCGGGCAGCGGCCCCGAGCTGAGGACCTGGTTTGCCCCGCTGTGGAGGCAGATCTCTT GGCTCACCTGCTGGATTGCCCTGTGCACGGCGGAGGCCCTCCCCGCCTGCCCCTTGCCCTGCACGTGTGACGGCCACGGCCTGCAGGTGGACTGCAGCGGCCGGGGCCTCACCGCGCTGCCCCCGGACCTGCCGGCCGCCACCCGCACCCTCCTGCTCCTGAACAACAGGCTGAGCTTCCTGCCCGGCGGGGCCTTCGCCAGCCTGTCGGGCCTGCAGCGGCTGGACCTCTCCAACAACTTCCTGGACGGGCTGCCGCGCACCGCCTTCGGGGAGCTGGCCAACCTGACGGAGCTGCAGCTGCGCAATAACAGCCTCCGCGCCCTGGACCCCGAGCTGCTGCGGCCCCTGCCGCGCCTGCGCCACCTCGACCTGTCCCTCAACGGCCTGGCCCGGCTCCCGCCCGGCCTCTTCGACGGGCTCCCCGCCCTGCGCTCCCTGTTCCTGCGCGCCAACCGCCTGCAGAGTCTGGACCGGCGGACCTTCGAGCCCCTGGCCGGCCTGCAGCTGCTGCAGGTGGGGGACAACCCCTGGGAGTGTGACTGCCACCTGCGGGACTTCAAGCACTGGCTAGAGTGGTTCTCCTACCGAG GGGGGCGCCTGGATCAGCTGACCTGCACCCTGCCCAAGGAGCTCAGGGGGAAGGACATGCGCGCGGTCCCCATGGAGATGTTCAACTACTGCTCCCAGCTGGACGGCCAGCAGAGCTCAGCCGGGCTGGAGGTCCCCGGGCCGCCCTGCACCAAGGCCAGCCCGGAGCCTCCCAAGCCCAAGCCGGGCCCCGAGCCCGAGCCTGAGCCCAGCACCGCCTGCCCCCAGAAGCAGAGGCCGCGGCCCGTGAGCGTGCGGCGGGCCATCGGCACCGTGATCATCGCGGGGGTGGTCTGCGGTGTGGTCTGCATCATGATGGTGGTGGCCGCTGCCTACGGCTGCATCTACGCCTCCCTCATGGCCAAGTACCATCGGGAGCTCAAGAAGCGCCAGCCCCTGATGGGAGACCCGGAGGGCGAGCACGAAGACCAGAAGCAGATCTCCTCTGTGGCCTGA
- the LRTM2 gene encoding leucine-rich repeat and transmembrane domain-containing protein 2 isoform X1: protein MVGPEGISARPRAGNWMGGEGGGSWRPAVLPSPVCPPGLTCWIALCTAEALPACPLPCTCDGHGLQVDCSGRGLTALPPDLPAATRTLLLLNNRLSFLPGGAFASLSGLQRLDLSNNFLDGLPRTAFGELANLTELQLRNNSLRALDPELLRPLPRLRHLDLSLNGLARLPPGLFDGLPALRSLFLRANRLQSLDRRTFEPLAGLQLLQVGDNPWECDCHLRDFKHWLEWFSYRGGRLDQLTCTLPKELRGKDMRAVPMEMFNYCSQLDGQQSSAGLEVPGPPCTKASPEPPKPKPGPEPEPEPSTACPQKQRPRPVSVRRAIGTVIIAGVVCGVVCIMMVVAAAYGCIYASLMAKYHRELKKRQPLMGDPEGEHEDQKQISSVA from the exons ATGGTTGGACCAGAGGGGATCAGTGCAAGGCCGCGTGCTGGGAATTGGATGGGAGGGGAAGGCGGCGGGAGCTGGCGCCCCGCTGTCCTTCCATCCCCCGTCTGTCCCCCAGGGCTCACCTGCTGGATTGCCCTGTGCACGGCGGAGGCCCTCCCCGCCTGCCCCTTGCCCTGCACGTGTGACGGCCACGGCCTGCAGGTGGACTGCAGCGGCCGGGGCCTCACCGCGCTGCCCCCGGACCTGCCGGCCGCCACCCGCACCCTCCTGCTCCTGAACAACAGGCTGAGCTTCCTGCCCGGCGGGGCCTTCGCCAGCCTGTCGGGCCTGCAGCGGCTGGACCTCTCCAACAACTTCCTGGACGGGCTGCCGCGCACCGCCTTCGGGGAGCTGGCCAACCTGACGGAGCTGCAGCTGCGCAATAACAGCCTCCGCGCCCTGGACCCCGAGCTGCTGCGGCCCCTGCCGCGCCTGCGCCACCTCGACCTGTCCCTCAACGGCCTGGCCCGGCTCCCGCCCGGCCTCTTCGACGGGCTCCCCGCCCTGCGCTCCCTGTTCCTGCGCGCCAACCGCCTGCAGAGTCTGGACCGGCGGACCTTCGAGCCCCTGGCCGGCCTGCAGCTGCTGCAGGTGGGGGACAACCCCTGGGAGTGTGACTGCCACCTGCGGGACTTCAAGCACTGGCTAGAGTGGTTCTCCTACCGAG GGGGGCGCCTGGATCAGCTGACCTGCACCCTGCCCAAGGAGCTCAGGGGGAAGGACATGCGCGCGGTCCCCATGGAGATGTTCAACTACTGCTCCCAGCTGGACGGCCAGCAGAGCTCAGCCGGGCTGGAGGTCCCCGGGCCGCCCTGCACCAAGGCCAGCCCGGAGCCTCCCAAGCCCAAGCCGGGCCCCGAGCCCGAGCCTGAGCCCAGCACCGCCTGCCCCCAGAAGCAGAGGCCGCGGCCCGTGAGCGTGCGGCGGGCCATCGGCACCGTGATCATCGCGGGGGTGGTCTGCGGTGTGGTCTGCATCATGATGGTGGTGGCCGCTGCCTACGGCTGCATCTACGCCTCCCTCATGGCCAAGTACCATCGGGAGCTCAAGAAGCGCCAGCCCCTGATGGGAGACCCGGAGGGCGAGCACGAAGACCAGAAGCAGATCTCCTCTGTGGCCTGA